From one Gossypium hirsutum isolate 1008001.06 chromosome D08, Gossypium_hirsutum_v2.1, whole genome shotgun sequence genomic stretch:
- the LOC107909048 gene encoding LOW QUALITY PROTEIN: WEB family protein At3g02930, chloroplastic (The sequence of the model RefSeq protein was modified relative to this genomic sequence to represent the inferred CDS: inserted 1 base in 1 codon; substituted 1 base at 1 genomic stop codon): MSAKSKSETPSKVSPATPRVASKLSKGLAKSEPDSPSPLQSTRHLVDRSLRSSLNSKPLNSKPSIDRKSPKAAAPAEKPQTRVGKGLELQAQLNVVQEDLKKAKEQIELIEKEKVQAIDELKEAQKAAEEANEKLREAVVAQKRAEESSEIEKFRAIELEQAGIEAAREKDEEWEKEIESVRNQHALDVAALLSNTEELQRVKQELAATCDAKNRALSHADDATKIAEMHAEKVEILSAELVRLKSLLDSKHETEANENNEMVLNLKAEIESLKRELEKAKIYKEKLMEKEAVIEQLNVELEAARMAESYARNVLEECKNRVEELEMQIEETKKLERSASESLESVMKQLEDNNDALHDAESEIAALKEKVGLLEMTISRQRGDLEESERRIHKAKEETADAEKLVDSLKSELETMKEEKIQALDNEKLAASSVQVLLEEKNKLINELENSRDEEEKSKKAMESLASALHEVSAEAREAKEKLLSSAAEHEHYEAQLEDLRLVLKAKNDKYETMLDDAKNEIDLLTNTIEQSKNEYQNSKIEWEQKEMHLVDCIKKSEEESSSLEKEVNRLVNLLKQSEEEASASKEEEAQLKESLKEVESEVICLQEALKEVKTESMKLKESLLDKETELQSVTQENEELQAKEAASLKKIEQLLKLLEATIESKXGERRVTDSERTMIAAKVVEXSEENGHGSEEKPKLELSSEQPDELKKESPDLNDDSKDEPLQAEGAKEENLNGKANNNETKGKEDESVEIEFKMWESCKIEKKEFSPERETEQESFDEEVESKVENTEAEGFDQINGLTENADDGKISPSKQQQQQQQQQKKKKPLLRKFGSLLKKKGSNNPK, encoded by the exons ATGTCTGCTAAATCCAA ATCTGAAACTCCAAGCAAGGTTTCACCAGCAACACCTAGAGTGGCAAGTAAACTAAGCAAGGGATTGGCTAAATCAGAGCCTGATTCGCCTTCTCCTTTGCAGAGTACTCGCCATTTGGTGGATCGATCCCTGCGATCATCGCTTAATTCGAAGCCGCTAAATTCGAAGCCTTCGATTGATCGGAAATCGCCGAAGGCCGCCGCCCCGGCTGAA AAACCGCAAACTCGGGTCGGAAAGGGATTGGAGTTGCAGGCGCAGTTGAATGTGGTTCAGGAGGATTTGAAGAAAGCAAAGGAGCAAATAGAATTGATCGAGAAAGAGAAGGTGCAAGCGATCGATGAACTGAAAGAAGCGCAGAAAGCGGCCGAAGAAGCGAATGAAAAGCTTAGGGAGGCTGTTGTGGCGCAAAAGCGAGCCGAAGAGAGCTCCGAGATCGAGAAGTTCCGTGCCATTGAGTTGGAGCAGGCGGGGATCGAGGCTGCCcgtgagaaagatgaagaatggGAGAAAGAAATCGAGTCGGTGCGAAACCAGCATGCTTTGGATGTGGCTGCGCTTCTCTCGAACACCGAGGAGCTTCAAAGGGTGAAGCAGGAACTTGCTGCGACTTGTGATGCGAAGAACCGAGCGTTGAGCCATGCTGATGATGCAACCAAGATTGCTGAAATGCATGCCGAGAAGGTGGAGATTCTTTCCGCTGAATTGGTTCGGTTGAAGTCCTTGCTTGATTCGAAGCATGAAACCGAGGCTAATGAAAACAATGAAATGGTGTTGAATCTTAAGGCCGAGATAGAATCGTTGAAACGAGAACTCGAGAAAGCAAAGATCTACAAGGAGAAGTTGATGGAAAAGGAAGCTGTCATTGAACAACTTAatgttgagttagaagctgcgaGAATGGCTGAATCTTATGCGCGCAATGTATTAGAGGAATGCAAAAATAGGGTCGAAGAATTAGAAATGCAGATTGAGGAAACGAAGAAGTTGGAACGATCAGCATCGGAATCTCTGGAATCGGTTATGAAGCAACTAGAGGACAACAACGATGCACTGCATGATGCTGAATCTGAAATTGCTGCTCTTAAAGAGAAGGTTGGATTATTGGAAATGACAATCAGTAGACAAAGAGGCGATCTTGAGGAATCTGAACGTCGCATTCATAAGGCAAAGGAAGAAACTGCAGACGCAGAGAAATTGGTCGACTCTCTAAAGTCCGAGTTAGAAACTATGAAGGAAGAAAAGATCCAAGCTCTAGATAACGAGAAGCTTGCGGCTTCCAGCGTTCAAGTTCTTTTGGAAGAGAAGAACAAACTCATTAATGAGTTGGAAAATTCTCGGGATGAGGAAGAGAAGAGCAAGAAAGCAATGGAAAGCTTAGCTTCGGCATTACATGAAGTTTCTGCAGAAGCTAGGGAAGCTAAGGAGAAGCTGTTATCGAGTGCAGCCGAGCATGAACATTACGAGGCGCAGTTAGAGGATCTAAGATTGGTCTTGAAAGCAAAAAACGATAAGTACGAAACCATGCTTGATGATGCAAAGAATGAGATCGATCTTCTTACAAATACCATTGAACAGTCCAAGAACGAATACCAGAATTCGAAAATCGAATGGGAACAGAAAGAAATGCATTTAGTAGATTGCATAAAAAAATCGGAAGAAGAAAGCTCTTCTCTCGAAAAAGAAGTTAATAGGCTGGTGAATTTGTTGAAACAATCCGAGGAAGAAGCTTCGGCATCGAAGGAAGAAGAAGCTCAGTTGAAAGAGAGCCTAAAGGAAGTCGAATCCGAGGTGATTTGTTTGCAAGAAGCTCTAAAGGAGGTCAAAACTGAGAGCATGAAATTGAAGGAGAGTTTGTTGGACAAAGAAACTGAATTGCAGAGTGTCACTCAAGAAAACGAGGAACTCCAAGCTAAGGAAGCTGCTTCTCTTAAGAAAATCGAGCAGTTGTTGAAGTTGTTAGAAGCTACAATCGAAAGCAAATGAGGAGAACGGAGAGTTACGGACAGTGAGAGGACTATGATTGCTGCTAAGGTAGTTG TCTCTGAAGAGAATGGACATGGAAGTGAAGAAAAGCCTAAGCTAGAGCTGTCATCGGAACAACCTGATGAGCTGAAAAAAGAATCCCCGGACCTAAACGATGACTCGAAAGATGAGCCTCTTCAAGCAGAGGGTGCCAAAGAGGAGAACTTGAATGGAAAAGCGAACAACAACGAAACGAAAGGCAAAGAGGATGAATCAGTTGAAATTGAATTCAAAATGTGGGAAAGCTGCAAAATCGAAAAGAAAGAATTTTCACCCGAAAGGGAAACCGAGCAAGAATCCTTCGACGAGGAAGTAGAGTCAAAGGTGGAGAACACCGAAGCTGAAGGCTTTGATCAAATAAACGGTTTGACGGAAAATGCTGACGACGGCAAAATCTCCCCATCAAAGCAGCAGCAGCAacagcaacaacaacaaaaaaagaagaagcctcTACTCCGTAAATTCGGGAGCCTACTGAAGAAGAAAGGAAGTAACAACCCGAAGTAG